GCATCGTTCGTGCTATACTCGCACCTATGCCAGAAACCGATAATAATAATTTAAAAATTTCTCTTTCTGACTTTTCTACAAATCCAAATAAAGTATGCGCATCTTCTTTTATTTGAAGATGCGTAAATAACTTTATAAAATCTGAATTAGGAAGTAAGGAATATGTATGAAGCGATATATTTACATGATACCCAACTCCATTACAATCAATAACGACTTGTGTGGGAGTTTTTTCTACTAATTTTCCTTGTAAATGTGTTATCATATAAATTTTTGTATGACCAAATATAATAAAATTAAGGTAGAATTTTCCTTTTGTTTATTAGTCCTTATTGTTTCACAATTAGTTTACTGCCAAACGCTTTTTTTCTTTTTCCTGAGCATCAATAACTGCTATTGCAGCCATATTTACCATCTCTTCTACACTTGCACCTAGTTGAAATATGTGAACCGGTTTATTCATCCCTAACATAATTGGCCCGATTGAGTCCACTTTATGTAGTTCTTTCATTAATTTATATGTAATATTTGCTGATTCCAAGTTAGGAAAAATCAATGTATTTACTTTTTTTCCTGCTAATTTAGAGAAAGGAAATTTTTTCTCTAACATCTCCGGGTTCAAAGCAAAATCGGCCTGAAGTTCCCCATCAATAATCATATCAGGATAATTAGCATGTAAATAAGCTACTGCTTCTCTTACTTTACTGGCGCTTTCATTAGTAGAAGAACCAAAATTAGAATAAGAAACCATCGCAATAACAGGTTCAACTCCAAACATTTTTGCAGCATTTGAAGTCATGATAGCAATTTTTGCCAATTCTTCTGCAGATGGATTTACATTGATAGCTGTATCTGATAAAAACATTGGGCCACGACCCGTCATCATCATATTTGTTGTAGCAACAATAGAAACTCCCGGCGCTTTGTCAATAAGCTGTAACATCGGTTTAACAACCGAAGGATAACTTCTGGAATGTCCTGAAACCAAAGCGTCTGCTTCGCCTTCATTAACCATCATTGCAGCAAAATAATTTCTTTCACGCATTAATTTTTGAGCATCCAAAAGCGATATTCCACGTCTTTGTCTGGTTTTCCAATATGTGGTTGCAAAACGATTTCTTCTTTCTTCTTCATCGGCCACTTTTGGATCTATAATTTGAACATCACCAACAAATCCAATCTCTTGCATCAATTCAACAATAATTTCTTTGTGTCCCAACAGAATCGGAAAACCAATCCCTTCTTCAAATACAATTTGGGCAGCTTTAAGAACATCTAAATGATCTGCTTCTGCAAAAACGATTCGTTTTGGATCCATTTTGGCTCTATTTGTAATCAATCGAACCATTTTATTATCATTTCCTAATCGGTCCAAAAGAGCTTCTTTGTACTCTTCCCAATCCGTAATTGGATTTAATGCCACTCCTGAATCCATAGCCGCTTTTGCAACAGCAGGAGCAACAACAGTAATCAATCTTGGATCGAATGGAGAAGGTATTATATATTCTCTACCAAAAGTTAGTTTCTTAGCACCGTAAGCAACATTCACTTGCTCCGGAACGTGTTCTTTTGCCAATGCTGCTAATGCTCTTACTGCTGCCATTTTCATAGCTTCATTAATTTTGGTAGCACGAACATCCAGAGCGCCTCTAAAAATATATGGAAATCCAAGTACATTATTCACTTGATTAGGAAAATCAGATCTTCCTGTCGCCATGATAACATCTTTTCTGGTTGCAATAGCTAAATTATAATCGATTTCAGGAACTGGATTTGCCATCGCAAAAACGATAGGATTATCAGCCATACCCAACAACATTTGTGGTGACATAATATCTCCTGAAGACAATCCTAAAAATATATCCGCGTCTACTAATGCTTCTTCAAGACTTATTGAAGGCATGTCTTTAGCGTATTTTTGTTGTAAATCAGACAATGATGCATTATCTTTTGTCAATAATCCTTTGCTATTAAACATATAAATGTTTTCTAGTTTCACGCCAAGCAAAATATATAAATTAGCACAAGCCAAAGCCGCCGATCCTGCTCCGGAAACAACCATTTTCATGTCTTCTGCTTTTTTACCTGCCAATTCTAATGCGTTTAAAAGTGCTGCTGAAGAGATAATTGCCGTTCCGTGTTGATCATCGTGCATCACCGGAATATTTAACTCTTCGACTAATCGTCTTTCGATTTCAAAAGATTCTGGCGCTTTGATATCCTCTAGGTTGATTCCGCCAAAAGTTGGCGCTATATTTTTTACAGTTTGAATAAATTCTTCAATATCTTTTGTTCCAATTTCGATGTCGAATACATCAATACCGGCAAAAATTTTGAACAAAAGTCCTTTTCCTTCCATTACTGGTTTTGATGCTTCGGGACCAATATCTCCTAATCCTAAAACTGCTGTACCATTAGTAATTACGGCAACTAAATTTCCTTTTGTAGTATATTTATAAACATCATTTACATCTTTAGCAATTTCTAAACACGGCTCCGCTACGCCCGGCGAATACGCCAAAGACAAATCTCTTTGGGTTGCATATTTTTTGGTTGGAACTACTTGAATTTTACCAGGTGTGGGTTGAGAATGGTATAATAATGCTTCTTTTCTCTTGCTATTTTTGTCCATTTTTGTTAGATTTTATACTAGCTTACAAAGATAGGAGTCTTGATTTAAAAAAAGAGGACTTTTCCCCCATTCTTTTACATAAAACAAACTTAGATTTTAATCCAAAAAAAATAGCCACATCAATTTGTGGCTATTTATAAAAATAAAATTTCTATTTTTTTTATTGCGTTATATAGGAATTTAAATGCTGAATAGTGTCTTTTTGTTTTTCAATAATCGCTTTTACCACATCGCTTATCGATATGATCCCTATCACAATATTGTTTTCTATAACCGGTAAGTGCCGAACCCTTTTGGCATTCATCAATTCCATGCAAGACTCTAAATTATCCGATAGTTTTACGGTAACAACATCGGTCTCCATAATTTCATGAACTAAGGCTTTCTTTGAAGACTTGGCTTTCAAAACGATTTTTCTGGCATAATCCCTTTCGGATAAAATCCCTTTCAATACTGTATCTTCAATTACAAGAATAGCACCTATGTTTTTCTCGCTCATTACTGCTAATGCTTCGTATACAGTATTTGTGGAAAGTACAGAATATACTTCTTTCCCTTTCGTGCTTAATATTTGATCTACAGTCATGTTTTCAAAATTTAATGAAAGATAAAGTTAAATAAAATAAACATTCAAAACACATTTCTGATTAAAATAAATCATCGGGCGAAACCAAAACGTTGAGTTTTTCTTTTAAATTATTATGCAAAATTTGTAACCCATATTGATACGATGCATTCACCCAGCCAAACCCTTCCTTAGCAATATAATCAAACTCAGTGCCTACATTCCCGTACTCTGCAAACACTTTATGAGAGCTAATTTCTAAGTCGAATTTTTCTGGAATCGTACCGTTATATTCCACTGCATTTTTTGTAATGAGCCACAACCATCTGTAAACCATTTCCTGAGCTTCGTCAAAAAATTTATAATTAATCAGACCTTCCCACAACAATATCTGATGTGGCGCCCAACCAAAAGGATAGTCCCATTGTCGTTGTGGAGCATTTTCCGGAACTCCTGCTACACTAGCTTTTGTGCTTCCAGTAATTCCACCTGTTTTTATGAACTGAGGCAAAGCAATTTCAATTAATTTCTTAGCTTGATGCTCGCTACACAATCCTGCCCAAAGAGGAAAAAATGTAGTCGCAGCTTCAAAAGGAAATTGTTTTTTGTTTACAAAATCGTAGTCAAAATACATTCCGGCGGCTTCATTCCAACACAATTCATTTATTTTTTCTTTTCTGAAATTAGCTTTTTGTTCCCAATCTTCAGCAGTATAAGCAACACCACCAACTTGAAAAGCATTACTGAAATATTCTCTTATCAGGTAAGCAATATCTTTTTCATACTTGTACAGAAAACTATTGATATCTACTGAGTTTAAATTGGCACATCTATTTATCAGTCTGTCGGTAGTATCATGTCCGCTTTCTCTCAAACTTCTGTCATGAACAAAATATTCATCAAGTTCAGCATCAATCAGACTTCGCTCTAAGTATTTCTTTTCAAACTCCCGAATCGGTAAATTGTATTTTTTGGCATACGGTTCCAAAACATCATCAAAATGCCCTAGCTCCACTTCAAACGGCATTCCTACCCCATCCGCTTTATACCTGTTCAATCCCGTTGGCGTCAATCGGTTTCCCTGCACCATCCAAACGGTATCGTACTCTTTTATTACTGTTTCCAGATGCCCTTTTAACCAGTGAAAATCAGGTGATTTTTTCTTTACAATATCAATCAGCAAAGAAGAATAAAGTGGCGGTTGCGTTCGGGTTAAGTAATAACTTCTGTTCGCGTTTAGAATTTTTCCGTAATGTGTAATTTGGTATTTAAAATTATCGGCAATAGCCATCGCTTTTTCCAACTGATTGTCTATCAAAAGTCCGACACCAATAAAATAACTGTCCCAACCATACATTTCATTGAATCTTCCGCCCGGAACAACGAATGGAACGCCCTGCAAACTGTATATTTTTTGTTCTAAAGCCAAAGCCAAAATTCCCGGTTTTGTATTTAAAGTCTCCACATATTCCATGGAGAAATTTTCAGGCAAAATGGCTACTTTAAAATTTCGAAGCTCTTTTTCTAATTCCTGAAAATACGCTACTCCTTGAGGATCAGTTGCAGGAACATAAAGCGTTGGAATCTCATTTGATGTTTTTTCATCCTGAAGAATTTGAGCCAATCCTTTTTTATCAATGGTTCGGGTGAGTTCGTTCCAATAATCCTCTCTTATTTTTCTTGAAATACGTTCTACAG
This region of Flavobacterium lacustre genomic DNA includes:
- a CDS encoding CBS domain-containing protein, with the protein product MTVDQILSTKGKEVYSVLSTNTVYEALAVMSEKNIGAILVIEDTVLKGILSERDYARKIVLKAKSSKKALVHEIMETDVVTVKLSDNLESCMELMNAKRVRHLPVIENNIVIGIISISDVVKAIIEKQKDTIQHLNSYITQ
- a CDS encoding NADP-dependent malic enzyme; protein product: MDKNSKRKEALLYHSQPTPGKIQVVPTKKYATQRDLSLAYSPGVAEPCLEIAKDVNDVYKYTTKGNLVAVITNGTAVLGLGDIGPEASKPVMEGKGLLFKIFAGIDVFDIEIGTKDIEEFIQTVKNIAPTFGGINLEDIKAPESFEIERRLVEELNIPVMHDDQHGTAIISSAALLNALELAGKKAEDMKMVVSGAGSAALACANLYILLGVKLENIYMFNSKGLLTKDNASLSDLQQKYAKDMPSISLEEALVDADIFLGLSSGDIMSPQMLLGMADNPIVFAMANPVPEIDYNLAIATRKDVIMATGRSDFPNQVNNVLGFPYIFRGALDVRATKINEAMKMAAVRALAALAKEHVPEQVNVAYGAKKLTFGREYIIPSPFDPRLITVVAPAVAKAAMDSGVALNPITDWEEYKEALLDRLGNDNKMVRLITNRAKMDPKRIVFAEADHLDVLKAAQIVFEEGIGFPILLGHKEIIVELMQEIGFVGDVQIIDPKVADEEERRNRFATTYWKTRQRRGISLLDAQKLMRERNYFAAMMVNEGEADALVSGHSRSYPSVVKPMLQLIDKAPGVSIVATTNMMMTGRGPMFLSDTAINVNPSAEELAKIAIMTSNAAKMFGVEPVIAMVSYSNFGSSTNESASKVREAVAYLHANYPDMIIDGELQADFALNPEMLEKKFPFSKLAGKKVNTLIFPNLESANITYKLMKELHKVDSIGPIMLGMNKPVHIFQLGASVEEMVNMAAIAVIDAQEKEKKRLAVN
- a CDS encoding trehalase family glycosidase; this encodes MKFLVNIDKVFSELLLQEDTDQDKKITKDDTGPKKFVLVDQITKQEKTIEGTYHLSNLLQELAQLKESNLIEGEINLHRILENPVERISRKIREDYWNELTRTIDKKGLAQILQDEKTSNEIPTLYVPATDPQGVAYFQELEKELRNFKVAILPENFSMEYVETLNTKPGILALALEQKIYSLQGVPFVVPGGRFNEMYGWDSYFIGVGLLIDNQLEKAMAIADNFKYQITHYGKILNANRSYYLTRTQPPLYSSLLIDIVKKKSPDFHWLKGHLETVIKEYDTVWMVQGNRLTPTGLNRYKADGVGMPFEVELGHFDDVLEPYAKKYNLPIREFEKKYLERSLIDAELDEYFVHDRSLRESGHDTTDRLINRCANLNSVDINSFLYKYEKDIAYLIREYFSNAFQVGGVAYTAEDWEQKANFRKEKINELCWNEAAGMYFDYDFVNKKQFPFEAATTFFPLWAGLCSEHQAKKLIEIALPQFIKTGGITGSTKASVAGVPENAPQRQWDYPFGWAPHQILLWEGLINYKFFDEAQEMVYRWLWLITKNAVEYNGTIPEKFDLEISSHKVFAEYGNVGTEFDYIAKEGFGWVNASYQYGLQILHNNLKEKLNVLVSPDDLF